The genomic interval AAACAATGAACAGAGAAATAGACATCTTTTCTCCCATTCTCCGATTCTTCAAAACAGAAATGAGATGGTTCTGATAGGCATTCGAAAACATGTGCAAAACCAAGCTAAAATCCCGGCCTATCCCGATAGCCTAATTAATTGTGCATGGATTTTTGCCTTAATATTACTGCTGAAATTAAAGCACAGATCGATTCTGTCCAATCCTTGCAAATTGATATGATTTATTCCCTAACATgtatttgagatttttttttttttggtagaACTTGCCATTCTGTACTTTTATACAGTTAGAAGCTTTATCTACAATACCAAGTTATATACCTCATGCATCCCTCCATGTTGTAAACTGGAACTTTGTACCATATttgttgagaaaatgaaacaattCTGTTCATTATTCACTGCTGTTGTCTTGTTActtgaataaaatttgcttTCTGAATAATATCCCCCTCCTCCATTATAACAAAGCCTAAAAGAAAACTTATCATTGCCCGCCAGAAATTAACTCTCAAAAACCATGAACCTGATTACTTCTTCTCAATATCTACACCCTTAACATCCCCTCTACAAGCTTCTGTGAACTGTGAATGGCAACTCCAACCTCACTGTTTCTTCCCAAGAGACTCCCTCTTTTCCTTAACATATCCTTTCTGTtcctcctttttttctttattgaaaCTTATGATTCTCTTGGCGAATCCAATAATGGGCAAATTCCCATCATCACAAACCACTCTTTGATCCCCCAGGGAAGCAACAGTGATGGTTGTGCCGGCCTCCATGACTACACTGATTATAAGACTAGGTGCTTGTATGTCAAGTCAGAAATTGGCTGCAGGCCCAAAGGGTACATAAACTATCTCCAGATTTTTTATTGCACTTGTGGCAGATTTCCATTTCTTGGTCATCTTGTACTCCTAATATGGCTGTTTGTCTTGTTCTATTTGCTGGGTGACACAGCGGCAAATTACTTCTGTACTTCCTTAGAGAGCTTGTCCAAAATGCTAAAGCTTTCCCCTGCTATTGCGGGAGTCACCCTCCTTTCACTTGGAAATGGTGCTTCTGATGTTTTTGCCAGTATTGTTTCCTTCACAGGATCTGGTAATGGAGGTGTTGGCCTTAACAGTGTCTTAGGTGGAGCCTTTTTTGTGTCTAGTGCTGTGGTCGGGGTAATTAGTATATTGATTAACCGTCATCGGATTTCAGTTGATGAGCCCAGCTTCATTAGAGATAtcctcttcttccttttttcactttcttccctcatgttcatcatttttattggTCAAATTACTTTGTGGGGagctctttcttttgtttcaatATACTTCTTGTATGTTGGTGCTGTTTCTGCCTCACATTTcttcaacaaaaagaaagacagGAAATTGAACTTAATCCCAGTGTCTTCTGTTTCAAACAGCCATGATAACTTTGGAGAGGTTGGTATACCATTGCTTGGTTATGCTAGTGATGAAAAATCAGTTATGAGGGATAAAGAAACTCTAGAAAATCAGGAGGAAACTCCAAAGTTTTTCAACTTTGATTCACCGAGTTTTTATTACTTTGGTAAGTTTCTGTACCTTTTGGAGTTACCTTTATACTTGCCAAGGAGATTGACCATCCCTGTTATTAATGAGGAGAGATGGTCCAAGCCATATGCAGTGATTTCAGTAACGTTGGCCCCACTAATGTTGGCAGAGCTTTGCAATTCtcaaagtgagaaaaaaatgggtTCCAAAAGCAGCTTGGTGACCTATATGATTGCAGGATTGGTTGGAATGGTCTTTGGAAATCTTGCATTTGTGACTACCAAGAAGTCTAGCCCACCAAAGAGGTGCCAGTTACCCTGGCTTATTGGAGGATTCCTTATGAGTGTAACCTGGACATATTTTACTGCTGAGGAACTGGTATCTTTGTTGGTTTCTTTTGGAAATATCTTGGGGATAAGTCCTTCAGTTCTGGGGCTCACTGTCCTTGCCTGGGGCAACTCACTTGGAGACTTAATATCTAATTCTGCTATGGCAATTAATGGTGGGGCAGATGGGGCTCAAACTGCCATCTCTGGTTGCTATGCTGGGCCTATGTTCAACACATTGGTGGGTCTGGGGGTATCTTTCGTTTGGTCGTCATGGTCAGAATATCCTTCTTCATTTGAGATTCCTAGAGACCCTTCTCTTTATGAGACCCTGGGATTTCTTATGGTAGGCTTGCTTTGGGCCCTAGTAATATTGCCAAGGAAGAACATGAGATTGAATAGGTTTCTAGGAGGTGGTCTCTTGGCCATTTACTTCTGCTTTCTGTCTCTGAGACTAGCCAGAGCTCTTGGTCTATTGAAACTTCATGGGGGTTTCTCTTATCATAGCCTAAAATGGTGGTTTtcttaattgttattt from Theobroma cacao cultivar B97-61/B2 chromosome 5, Criollo_cocoa_genome_V2, whole genome shotgun sequence carries:
- the LOC18599787 gene encoding cation/calcium exchanger 1, translating into MATPTSLFLPKRLPLFLNISFLFLLFFFIETYDSLGESNNGQIPIITNHSLIPQGSNSDGCAGLHDYTDYKTRCLYVKSEIGCRPKGYINYLQIFYCTCGRFPFLGHLVLLIWLFVLFYLLGDTAANYFCTSLESLSKMLKLSPAIAGVTLLSLGNGASDVFASIVSFTGSGNGGVGLNSVLGGAFFVSSAVVGVISILINRHRISVDEPSFIRDILFFLFSLSSLMFIIFIGQITLWGALSFVSIYFLYVGAVSASHFFNKKKDRKLNLIPVSSVSNSHDNFGEVGIPLLGYASDEKSVMRDKETLENQEETPKFFNFDSPSFYYFGKFLYLLELPLYLPRRLTIPVINEERWSKPYAVISVTLAPLMLAELCNSQSEKKMGSKSSLVTYMIAGLVGMVFGNLAFVTTKKSSPPKRCQLPWLIGGFLMSVTWTYFTAEELVSLLVSFGNILGISPSVLGLTVLAWGNSLGDLISNSAMAINGGADGAQTAISGCYAGPMFNTLVGLGVSFVWSSWSEYPSSFEIPRDPSLYETLGFLMVGLLWALVILPRKNMRLNRFLGGGLLAIYFCFLSLRLARALGLLKLHGGFSYHSLKWWFS